GGCCGACCCGCCTTCGGCGAGCGCCTCGACTTCGGCCAGCGTGGCCTGCGACACATCGCCCGGGTAGGTGGTGAGCAGCGCGCCGTGGGCCCAGCCGAGCCGCAGGGCCTGCTCCGGCTCTTGGCCGGAGAGCATGCCGTAGATCAGGCCCGAGGCGAAGCCGTCGCCGCCGCCGATGCGGTCGATCACGTCCAGCTCCATCGTGGGGCAGGTGTACCGCTCGCCATCGAGCCACAGCACGGCCGACCAGCTGTGGCGGCTGGTGGAGTGCACCTCGCGGAGCGTGGTGGCGACCATCTTGATGTTGGGGTACTCGGCCTTGACCTGCTCGATCATGCCGAAGAACGCGTTGGGGTCGAGCTTGCCCTTCTTCTCGACGTCCTGCCCCTTCAGGCCGAGGCCCTTCTGCAGGTCCTCCTCGTTGCCGATCAGCACGTCCAGGTGCTTGGCGATCTCGCGGTTCATCTCGATGCCGTGGGCCTCGCCGCCAGGCAGCGTCTTCCACAGCTTGGCGCGGTAGTTGAGGTCGAACGAGGCGATGGCGCCCGCCTCCTTGGCCTTGGTCACGCCCTCGACAATCAGGTCCGAGGTGTGCTCGCCCAGGGCCGCGTAGATGCCGCCGGAGTGGAACCAGCGGACGCCGCGGTCGAACACGTTCTTCCAGTCGATGTCGCCCGGCTTGAGCATGGCCGCGGCCTCGTTGGCGCGGTTGTAGAACACCACCGGCGCCCGGGCGCCGTGGCCGCGGTCGCTGTAGACGGCGGCCATGTTGGGCCCGCGGACGCCGTCGTGCTGGAAGTGCTTGTAGAACGGCTTCACGCCCATCTGCCGCACCTGGGTCTGGATCAGCTCGCCGACGCCGTTGTCCACCATCGCCGTGACGATGCCGGTGTTCAGGCCGAAGCAGCTGGCCAGGTTGGCCGCGCAGTTGTACTCGCCGCCCGAGACGTGCACCGCGAAGTTCGTCGCCTTGCGGAACGGCGTGATGCCGGGGTCGAGCCGGTGCACCAGGGCGCCGAGCGAGACGAAATCGAGTTCACAATCGTCGGTACGGACAGACAAGCCAGACATGCGCGAAGCCACCCTATTCAATGTCGCGGGCCAAGAAAAAGGAGCCTGACAGTATCCCCAGCCCCGGCGGGGTCCAAAAGGGGCCAGACCGCTCCCCGCGAGGATTCTGCGTGAGATGCTCCCTGGTTTGCGCCCCACGGGCGT
This genomic interval from Posidoniimonas corsicana contains the following:
- a CDS encoding sugar kinase, producing MSVRTDDCELDFVSLGALVHRLDPGITPFRKATNFAVHVSGGEYNCAANLASCFGLNTGIVTAMVDNGVGELIQTQVRQMGVKPFYKHFQHDGVRGPNMAAVYSDRGHGARAPVVFYNRANEAAAMLKPGDIDWKNVFDRGVRWFHSGGIYAALGEHTSDLIVEGVTKAKEAGAIASFDLNYRAKLWKTLPGGEAHGIEMNREIAKHLDVLIGNEEDLQKGLGLKGQDVEKKGKLDPNAFFGMIEQVKAEYPNIKMVATTLREVHSTSRHSWSAVLWLDGERYTCPTMELDVIDRIGGGDGFASGLIYGMLSGQEPEQALRLGWAHGALLTTYPGDVSQATLAEVEALAEGGSARVQR